The genomic DNA CGTCTACGCGCCCGCCGACGTGGACCGCACGGACTGGATCGGACGCATGCGCTTCGCGCCCACGGAGGATCTCACGCTGGGTGTGTTCGGAACGTCCTCGTCGGTGGAGGCCAGCGACTCGTTCTCGGTTCCCGGTGTGCGCCAGGTGGGACTCGAGGCGGGATGGTCACGCGAGGGCGCGCGCGTCGACGGCTCGGTCCGGCGGATCGACGGAGACGGGCTTCCGTCCTGGACGATGGACGCGCGTGCCACGCTCGCCTCCACCACGTTCGGCGGGGTCGGTGCCGGGCTCCGTCGCGAATCGTGGGAGGGCGTCAGCGCACTGCGCACACACCTGTCCGCGTGGTCGGCCCCGCTGTACGGCGTGTCCGTCTTCGCGGAGCTGGACCGGGGCAGCGTCGGCGTGCCCTGGCGAGGAGTCATCTCGCCGGACGATTCGCTCTTCGCGGGATTTCCGTCCACGCCGCGCGCGCTCGACGAGCGCACCACGCGACGTCTGGGCGCGTCCTTCGCCGCTGCCGGCGTCACCTTGCGGGGCGCGCGGCTGTCGCTGGACGTCGACTCCATCTCCCCGTACGGCCTCGTCTTCGACGCCACCGAAGGCCGGGTCGCGGGTGGCGAGCGGCAGGGCTGGGAGGCGGAGGCCACCCTCCCGCTCCTGATCTTCGACGGATTGTCGGCGCGCGGGAGCGCGGTGCTCTGGGACGACGAGGCGCCCTGGCCCTACCTGCCGCGACTGCAGTACGACGCCAGCGTGCTCTTCCATGACACCTTCCTGCCGACGGGCAACCTGGAGGTGCTCATCGAGACGGGCGTGCGCGAGCGCGAGGCCATGGACGTGTTCGTCGCCGATACCAGCACCGCGGGTGCGGCGCCGACGCTCGCCCAGGTGCCCTTCCACCAGAGCTGGTTCGCGCGCCTGCACATCCGGATCGTCTCCGTCCAGCTCTTCGTGACCTGGGAGAACCTGACCATCCGCCGCAACAACCAGGACTTCCCCGACCGGCTGCTTCCGCTCACACGCGCGGCGTACGGCGTGCGCTGGGCCTTGTGGAACTGAACGGCGGCTGGCCGCACCGCTTTCCGGAGATCTGAATGATCCGCAGCATGACCGGATTCGGAGAATGCACGCGCGAGACCGAGCGCGGCACCCTCCGCGTCGAGATCAAGAGCGTCAACCACCGCTTCTTCAACTCCAGCATCCGTCTCCCTTCCGGCGCCGACCGCTGGGAGGCCCGCGTGGTGGAGCTGCTGAAGGAGTCCGTGCAGCGCGGACACGTGACGTATTCGCTCGGCTGGGAGCGTGGCAGCATCTCCCGCGACGGCACGCTCCCCGAGCTGGATCTGGAGCGGGCCCGTGCCTATCACGGTGCGTTGTTGCAGATGCAGGAGGAGCTGGGTCTGGCCGGCCCTCCGGACCTGCGCACCATGGCGCGCTTCAGCGACCTCTTCCGCGCGGATCCGGGGGCGCGCGTCTTCGAGATCGAGGAAGACCTCCTCGTGGAGATGACACGCGCCGCGCTGGTGGGCTTCGTCGAACAGCGGCGCGCCGAAGGCACGCGTCTCGAGGCCGATCTGCGACGCGCCCTGGGCGTGCTGCTGGAGCTGGCCGCGGTCGTGGAGGAGCGCGCACCGCAACGTCTGCTCGCCGAGCGCGATCGGTTGCGGACGCAGATCCGCGAGCTCACCGAGGGTGTGGAGGTGGACGAGGACCGCTTGGCGCGCGAGGTGGCCTATCTGGCCGAGCGCTGGGACCTGAACGAGGAGCTGGTGCGGCTGCGCTCGCACGTGCAGCTCTTCACCGAGGCGCTGGACGGCCCCGATCACGAGGGGGTGGGGAAGCGCCTCGGTTTCGTGGTCCAGGAGATGAACCGCGAGGCCAACACCATCGCCTCCAAGGCCAACGACGCGACCATCCAGCGTGCGGCGGTGGGCATGAAGGAGGAGATCGAGCGGATCCGCGAGCAGGTGGAGAACGTCGAGTGAGCCGCTCGGGACGGCGGCTTCCCTCGAGCGCGGTGCCCTCCGGCGCCGCCCGCCCGCAGACGGGGCCATGAGCGGACGCGCGTCGGCGCTGGTCCTCGTGGCGCCCAGTGGGACGGGCAAGACCACGGTGGCGCACGCGCTGGTGCGCACGGATCCCCGCTACGTCTTCTCCGTGTCGGCCACCACGCGCGCCCCCCGCGGCCAGGAACGCGATGGGGTGGACTACCACTTCCTGGAGGAGGAGACCTTCCGCGCCCGCATCTCCAGGGGCGAGCTGGCCGAGTGGGCCCAGGTGCACGGTCGGCTGTACGGCACCCCGTTGGAGAACTTCGCGGCCGCGCGCCGCGAGGGTCGCACCCTGGTCCTGGACATCGACGTCCAGGGCGCGCTCCAGGTCCAGGCGAAGGTGCTGGACGCGGTCTGCGTCTTCCTGCTGCCCCCCTCGGGCCGGGTGCTCCTGGAGCGCCTGCGCGGTCGGGGCACCGAGACCGAGGCCGAGACCCGGGCGCGGCTGCGCACCGCCCTGGACGAGCTCGACCAGGCGAGCGGCTTCCGGCATCTGCTGGTCAACGAGGACGTCCAGGACACGGTGCGGGTACTGCGGGGCTGGGCGGAGAGCGGACCGCCGTCCACGGCGGCGGCCCCGGAGCTCCGCGACCGGGTCACGGAGATCGCCGCGACCCTCCAGGGCGAGCTGGCCCGCGAGGGCGGTTGAGCCCTGGTGTGGGCGGGGCCGGGGTGCCTCCCGGCGCCTCTCCCCGATACTCTGGTTCGATGTCGAGTCCGGTCCCCCGACCCCAGATGCTCACCCGGGACACCCCCTTCGTGGACCTGGGGCAGCGTCCCGCGCTCCTCGTCGTGCCCGCGGCCAGGGTCACCGGGGCCGTGCTCCTGATCCTGGGGGTGGGGCTCCTGCTCCTGGGGGCGGTCGGCCTCGCGCGGGTGCTCCCCCGCACGCCCCGTCCGTGGGACCTGGTGCTGCCCCTGGCCGCGTTCGCGGTCTTCGGCGCCTGGATGGCGGTCACCGCCGCGCGCACGCTGCTCGTCGAGCGGACCTTTCGGTTCGACGCCGACACGGTGACGATGTCGCGCCGTGGGCTCACCGGGAGGGCGGGGTGGACCGAGCCCTACTCCGGCTTCGAGGGTATCGCCCTGCGGCGCGTGCTGCTTCCCGCCCGCTACGGTGTGGGACGAACGGTCCAGCAGGTGGAGCTGGTCCACCGGGATGGCCGCCGCACCGTCCGCCTCCTGACCGCGGATCCGGACACGATCGCCGGAGAGCGGGTCCGGGCCTACGCGGACGCCTGTGCCCGGCAGCTCGGGGTGGCCCGGCTCCCGGAACGAGGGACCCGCCCGTCCGGAGAAGGAGGAGGAGACGCAGTCCGCTCCCGTTGAGCGCCCGGGGCCGCCCCCCTGACCGCACACCCCACGGGGGGTTATACTTCCGATCTTTCCCGCACCGGCCCGCACGACCCCGAAGGAGCCCCGATGCGCGTCTTCACCCCTGCCGAGATCGCGGCCAGCACCCAGAGCAAGTACCTGGGCGTTCTGGTCTCCGCCAAGTATGCCCGCGAGCTGAACGCGCTCCCGCACGAGGCCATGAGCCTCGGGGAGCAGAAGAAGCTCACCACGCGGGCGCTGGAGGCTCTGACCTCCGGTCAGATCGAATTCCGGCTCGTCAAGCGCCGCCGCCGCAACGAGTAGTCCCGTGGCCCCACGGGAGCTGACCCCACGTCGCCCCTGGAGGGGTCGCCGGGTGGTGCTCGGCGTCTCGGGGGGCATCGCTGCGTACAAGTCCGTCCAGGTGGCGCGGGACCTGACCCGCCTCGGCTGCGTCGTGGATGTCGTCCTCACGGAGGGTGCCACCCGGTTCGTCCAGCCACTCTCGTTCGAAGGCGTCACCGGTCGGCCCGTCCATACCCATCTCTTCCAGACGGACGGCGCGGCCCTCCACATCCGGCTGGGTCAAGACGCCGACGCGGTCTGCGTGGCCCCTGCCACGGCCGACCTGCTGGCGCGCGCGGCCCAGGGGCGCGCCGACGACCTGCTCACCACCACGCTGCTGGTGACGCGCGCTCCGGTCGTGCTCTGCCCGGCCATGAACACCGCCATGTGGGAGCATCCGCAGACGGCTGCCAACGTCCGCCATCTCGCGGACGTCCTCGGCTACCGCATCGCCGGACCGGGCACCGGAGCGCTCGCCCACGGGGAGGCCTCCGGGGCGGGTCGCATGCTGGAGCCGGACGACATCGTGGCGCACGTGGGCCGAGCCCTGGAGAGCCCCGGACCGCTGCACGGGCGCTCCGTCCTGATCACGGCCGGGCCCACGCGCGAGCCGCTGGATCCCGTCCGGTACCTGGGCAACCGCTCCTCCGGACGCATGGGGTGGGCGCTGGCCGAGGCCGCCTGGCGGCGGGGTGCGGAGGTGACGTTGATCGCGGGGCCTACCGCGCTCCCCGACCCGGTGGGCGTACGGGTCGAGCGCGTGGAGCGCGCGGAGGAGATGCTGGAGGCGGCGTCCCACCATGTCCCGCACGCGGACGTGCTGATCTTCGCGGCCGCGGTGGCCGACTACCGGCCCCGGAGCCCGGCCGCGCAGAAGCTCAAGCGCGAGCGTGGTGCGCCCACCGTCGATACGGTCGAGAACCCGGACGTGGCCGCGAGCCTCACCCCGTTGCGCAAGAGCGGAAGCTTCGCCGTGGGATTCGCCCTGGAGACAGAGGACCTGGTCGAGCGCGCGCGCGGCAAGCTGGCGCGCAAGGGGTTCGACCTGATCGTCGCCAATCCCGCGGACGAGCCCGATGCCGGTCTCGACGTGGAGACCAATCGCGCGACCCTCGTCGCAGCGGACGGGAGCATCGAGGCTGTCGCGCTGATGCCCAAGACGGAGCTCGCCGAACTCATCCTCGACCGCGTGGGCGCGGCGCGCTCGCGCCTGCCCGCGTGAGCGACGCCCTGCGCCGGTACCTGGCGCAGCAGATCGAGCTGGGGGGGCGGGATGTCTTCCTCGACACTGCCGAGGCCGGTACGCTGCGGGCTCTGCTCGCAGGCGGCCTGTCGCTGCCCGTGGCCGCCCCGCCTCCGACGGCACCGCACCGGGACGCATCCGCGCCGTCC from Gemmatimonadota bacterium includes the following:
- the gmk gene encoding guanylate kinase: MSGRASALVLVAPSGTGKTTVAHALVRTDPRYVFSVSATTRAPRGQERDGVDYHFLEEETFRARISRGELAEWAQVHGRLYGTPLENFAAARREGRTLVLDIDVQGALQVQAKVLDAVCVFLLPPSGRVLLERLRGRGTETEAETRARLRTALDELDQASGFRHLLVNEDVQDTVRVLRGWAESGPPSTAAAPELRDRVTEIAATLQGELAREGG
- the coaBC gene encoding bifunctional phosphopantothenoylcysteine decarboxylase/phosphopantothenate--cysteine ligase CoaBC, which gives rise to MAPRELTPRRPWRGRRVVLGVSGGIAAYKSVQVARDLTRLGCVVDVVLTEGATRFVQPLSFEGVTGRPVHTHLFQTDGAALHIRLGQDADAVCVAPATADLLARAAQGRADDLLTTTLLVTRAPVVLCPAMNTAMWEHPQTAANVRHLADVLGYRIAGPGTGALAHGEASGAGRMLEPDDIVAHVGRALESPGPLHGRSVLITAGPTREPLDPVRYLGNRSSGRMGWALAEAAWRRGAEVTLIAGPTALPDPVGVRVERVERAEEMLEAASHHVPHADVLIFAAAVADYRPRSPAAQKLKRERGAPTVDTVENPDVAASLTPLRKSGSFAVGFALETEDLVERARGKLARKGFDLIVANPADEPDAGLDVETNRATLVAADGSIEAVALMPKTELAELILDRVGAARSRLPA
- a CDS encoding YicC/YloC family endoribonuclease, whose translation is MIRSMTGFGECTRETERGTLRVEIKSVNHRFFNSSIRLPSGADRWEARVVELLKESVQRGHVTYSLGWERGSISRDGTLPELDLERARAYHGALLQMQEELGLAGPPDLRTMARFSDLFRADPGARVFEIEEDLLVEMTRAALVGFVEQRRAEGTRLEADLRRALGVLLELAAVVEERAPQRLLAERDRLRTQIRELTEGVEVDEDRLAREVAYLAERWDLNEELVRLRSHVQLFTEALDGPDHEGVGKRLGFVVQEMNREANTIASKANDATIQRAAVGMKEEIERIREQVENVE
- a CDS encoding TonB-dependent receptor → MVNLPGLADPVALRPERAGVWVWERDGIYFAPGLTLADLLRTVPGLRIVQGGDYGAPMVAAAFGATAGRVRVIQDGVELVPLQGGVVDLSLVGLAGLDRVRVERAPGGVEIRLDSRRFDDPRPYSQIEAGTGDLETNFFRGTFALPRAPGGSLVATLDRVDTRGRGGEDRGVASGAFLRYTIAPRERFGAEVSLLKRSAQRSVYAPADVDRTDWIGRMRFAPTEDLTLGVFGTSSSVEASDSFSVPGVRQVGLEAGWSREGARVDGSVRRIDGDGLPSWTMDARATLASTTFGGVGAGLRRESWEGVSALRTHLSAWSAPLYGVSVFAELDRGSVGVPWRGVISPDDSLFAGFPSTPRALDERTTRRLGASFAAAGVTLRGARLSLDVDSISPYGLVFDATEGRVAGGERQGWEAEATLPLLIFDGLSARGSAVLWDDEAPWPYLPRLQYDASVLFHDTFLPTGNLEVLIETGVREREAMDVFVADTSTAGAAPTLAQVPFHQSWFARLHIRIVSVQLFVTWENLTIRRNNQDFPDRLLPLTRAAYGVRWALWN
- the rpoZ gene encoding DNA-directed RNA polymerase subunit omega, which codes for MRVFTPAEIAASTQSKYLGVLVSAKYARELNALPHEAMSLGEQKKLTTRALEALTSGQIEFRLVKRRRRNE